From the Sebastes fasciatus isolate fSebFas1 chromosome 3, fSebFas1.pri, whole genome shotgun sequence genome, one window contains:
- the LOC141764935 gene encoding voltage-dependent calcium channel gamma-5 subunit-like isoform X1: MSLCGRKALTLVSSVFAVCALGLLGIAVSTDYWLYLEEGVILPLNQSTEVRMSLHSGLWRVCFLAGEEKGRCFTIEYVMPTSVQLTSESTVSVLKMIRSATPFPLVSLFFMFIGFVLSNIGHIRPHRTILAFVSGIFFILSGLSLVVGLVLYISNINDEMLNRTKTNDAYFTYKYGWSFAFAAISFLLTEAAGVMSVYLFMKRYTAEEMYRPHQGFYRPRLSNCSDYSGQFLHPDAWTNGRGRSASSTLSEASVQMNSSNYPALLKCPEYEQMSSSPC; encoded by the exons ATGAGCCTATGTGGCAGGAAGGCGCTGACTTTGGTGAGCAGCGTGTTCGCTGTTTGCGCCCTGGGACTGTTGGGGATCGCCGTGAGCACCGACTACTGGCTCTACCTGGAGGAGGGCGTCATCCTTCCCCTCAACCAGAGCACCGAGGTACGCATGTCCCTCCACTCTGGCCTCTGGAGGGTTTGCTTCTTGGCTG GTGAAGAGAAAGGCCGGTGTTTTACCATAGAGTATGTGATGCCCACTAGCGTCCAGTTGACCTCTGAGTCCACTGTTAGTGTCCTGA AGATGATCCGCTCTGCCACGCCCTTCCCTCTGGTCAGCCTCTTCTTCATGTTCATTGGTTTTGTGCTCAGTAACATCGGCCACATCCGACCCCATCGCACCATCCTGGCCTTTGTTTCTGGAATCTTCTTCATCCTGTCAG GTCTGTCTCTGGTGGTCGGTCTGGTGTTGTACATCTCCAACATTAATGATGAAATGTTGAACAGAACCAAAACTAATGATGCCTACTTCACCTACAAGTATGGCTGGTCATTTGCGTTTGCTGCCATCTCCTTCCTGCTCACTGAG GCGGCAGGTGTCATGTCAGTGTACCTGTTCATGAAGCGCTACACAGCGGAGGAAATGTACCGGCCCCATCAGGGCTTCTACCGGCCTCGCCTCAGCAACTGCTCCGACTACTCCGGCCAGTTCCTCCATCCAGACGCCTGGACCAACGGACGTGGTCGCAGTGCCTCCTCCACCCTTTCTGAGGCCTCCGTCCAGATGAACTCCTCCAACTACCCTGCTCTCCTCAAGTGTCCCGAGTATGAACAAATGTCCTCCTCGCCTTGCTGA
- the LOC141764935 gene encoding voltage-dependent calcium channel gamma-5 subunit-like isoform X2: MWQEGADFGEQRVRCLRPGTVGDRREHRLLALPGGGRHPSPQPEHRGEEKGRCFTIEYVMPTSVQLTSESTVSVLKMIRSATPFPLVSLFFMFIGFVLSNIGHIRPHRTILAFVSGIFFILSGLSLVVGLVLYISNINDEMLNRTKTNDAYFTYKYGWSFAFAAISFLLTEAAGVMSVYLFMKRYTAEEMYRPHQGFYRPRLSNCSDYSGQFLHPDAWTNGRGRSASSTLSEASVQMNSSNYPALLKCPEYEQMSSSPC; encoded by the exons ATGTGGCAGGAAGGCGCTGACTTTGGTGAGCAGCGTGTTCGCTGTTTGCGCCCTGGGACTGTTGGGGATCGCCGTGAGCACCGACTACTGGCTCTACCTGGAGGAGGGCGTCATCCTTCCCCTCAACCAGAGCACCGAG GTGAAGAGAAAGGCCGGTGTTTTACCATAGAGTATGTGATGCCCACTAGCGTCCAGTTGACCTCTGAGTCCACTGTTAGTGTCCTGA AGATGATCCGCTCTGCCACGCCCTTCCCTCTGGTCAGCCTCTTCTTCATGTTCATTGGTTTTGTGCTCAGTAACATCGGCCACATCCGACCCCATCGCACCATCCTGGCCTTTGTTTCTGGAATCTTCTTCATCCTGTCAG GTCTGTCTCTGGTGGTCGGTCTGGTGTTGTACATCTCCAACATTAATGATGAAATGTTGAACAGAACCAAAACTAATGATGCCTACTTCACCTACAAGTATGGCTGGTCATTTGCGTTTGCTGCCATCTCCTTCCTGCTCACTGAG GCGGCAGGTGTCATGTCAGTGTACCTGTTCATGAAGCGCTACACAGCGGAGGAAATGTACCGGCCCCATCAGGGCTTCTACCGGCCTCGCCTCAGCAACTGCTCCGACTACTCCGGCCAGTTCCTCCATCCAGACGCCTGGACCAACGGACGTGGTCGCAGTGCCTCCTCCACCCTTTCTGAGGCCTCCGTCCAGATGAACTCCTCCAACTACCCTGCTCTCCTCAAGTGTCCCGAGTATGAACAAATGTCCTCCTCGCCTTGCTGA